ACTTGCGGGTAAAAGCCCAAATGTCACCGCGACCTTGTGAAAGGACGTCACGGGCCGGGCAGTTTGGTACCCCTGACCACCGACCATGGACACTCATACTCTGCAAAGATGGCTCTCTGAGCCCCGCACAGAACTGATCCAGGCGGTGGCTGAAGGTATTCGCATCCAGGTCGAGACCCTACGCGCTCGGAACATCGACTTCTACGGCTACGCCCTTCTGCCGGGTGAGCCCTATCAAATCGATAGCATCGTCGCCGTGGCCAATACCGAGGCGGACATCAAAGCGCCCCGTACGGATCGCCTTCACCGCTACTACCGATTTGGCGTCGATGAATGGGCACACTGGGATTACGACGGATTCGTGGCAGCAAATGCGCTTCTTGTGGAGGCCAACGAACACTTCAAGTCCATGCACCGCAGAGCAGAAGACAACTGCGTGATGGACGACTACGAGGTCGCCCACTCGGACGCCCTGCTTGACGCC
The Roseimicrobium gellanilyticum DNA segment above includes these coding regions:
- a CDS encoding DUF4303 domain-containing protein, with the protein product MDTHTLQRWLSEPRTELIQAVAEGIRIQVETLRARNIDFYGYALLPGEPYQIDSIVAVANTEADIKAPRTDRLHRYYRFGVDEWAHWDYDGFVAANALLVEANEHFKSMHRRAEDNCVMDDYEVAHSDALLDALVQGLESARAGGVFGGSEPFLLVWISDSGHEIMMKSARRLNSATVAQEFIAEFG